Part of the Benincasa hispida cultivar B227 chromosome 12, ASM972705v1, whole genome shotgun sequence genome is shown below.
CATGCTTTTTTATAGTAAAGGTGTTGTCCAAATTAGGTAAATGACACAATATGTGTTAAAATATTACATGTCATTTGTTGGTTTATTTTTAGTTCAAACAAGAATAATGTGGGAcggtaacattttttttctttgttgaaaTTATATGTTAGAAGTTAAAACACATTTAAATTGTAAGACGTCTAATTTGACGATTGATAATGtgttaattgattattagactTGCAACCATTTTTCTATTAAGCAAATAAGTCTTTAGTGTTCTATAACAATTTCATTTGAAAAGTCATTTACGCGTAAAATCTTGTCAAATGAATAAAACgtatgaattttaaaatgtcGTGaagcacaattttttttttttttaatcttgaataagaaattgattttcaatgggAACTTAAATCCTTTCTCAAAATATTAGGATAAGGGTCGCTTGTTTATAAAGTTCATCCATTATACCAACAAATGATGGTTAATATATAacatcaaattcaaaagttACATCAAATCAAACCtaattaatagtttttttttttttttgatgctTTGATATTACATACTCTTCTATTTGAATAGAATTTGATATGTTATTTTAAGGTATATTATTGTATTCATAATTATGAACTTacaatattattaaatatttttttatgacaAATAATGAAGGATAATAGAATGAAAAAATATAAGAGTATGAtgaaacttttattttaattagtaGTTTCATCCAATATCTCCAAAGTTATAGAAAATTATGAGAAATTGTTTTGtaatataaattcattttttaagtaGAAATTGAGGGTAGGAGATTTCAACTATAGAtcttttaatctttaaaaaatatataagtgtCATTTAAATTGAACgaggtaaaattttaaattcataattattaGGAAGCAATCACAATAATAATAAGAGTCACTAAATAATTTTGTCAAATTATTGAACGAAAAATTGGAGACGAAATATGTTTAATCCGTGTCATACTTGGAAATGGAACTTGCCGTTTCCGTACAATTTTTTTGTGTATAAATAACGTCTTACCCTTTCCCAATctaaatgttattattattattatttgtctctctctcaatttttgtaaatggttttgattttttctcaatgctttaaattttgaatttcggtccatttatttttacaattagctcccagtatttttttttaaatttatcccACTTGCAAATTTTCCGCTAAATCTGGCTAATTCTAATCCGTGGTGGACCAGTCGGGTGGCCTTTCCGGCCACCGGCCCCGGCCCGATATCAACCACCCTCGACGGCAGCAGAAGAGATCAAGGTGACGAAGAAGACGAGCCAAAGGGAGGCGGCGTGGTGGTAGGAAACCGCCGATCGAGAGGGCGGCCACAAGGATcaaaaaacaaaccaaaatcTCCAATCATCGTCACACGCGACAGCCCACACGCGCTTCGCACGCACGTGATCGAGATCGTCGGAGGAGCCGATGTCGCCGACAGCATAAACCAATTCTCCAACCGCCAACAACGTGGGGTTTGTGTTCTCAGCGGCAGGGGTACAGTTGTCGACGTAACTCTCCGGCAATCCGCCGCTTCGGCCGCCGTGATCCAACTCCACGGCCGGTTCGAGATTCTATCTCTGAGTGGGTCATTTCTTCCCGGCCGAGCCCCTCCCGGTTCGACCGGGCTGACCGTGTACATGGCTGGCGGGCAGGGGCAGGTGATTGGAGGGACGGTGGTGGGCCCACTATTGGCGGCTGGGCCTATAATTTTGATAGCAGCTACTTTTGCTAATGCAACTTATGAGAGATTGCCTTTACAAGACGACCTTAATTATCAAGAAAAAGAGGTTTCTCCGGCCACCACGTGCGGCGGAGAAGTGGAGGAGCCGCCACCGTATCCTCGGATGGCAACTTCAATTTACGACTTGGTTGCACCAAATAATCATCAAGGAATTGATGGTTATGCTTGGGCTCATGAGAAACCATCTCTTGTTTAATTTTCACTATTACTATATTATGTTTGTAATTTTTCCTATTAATTTTTatggttgtttttattt
Proteins encoded:
- the LOC120067549 gene encoding AT-hook motif nuclear-localized protein 20-like; protein product: MWDVPVFFFKFIPLANFPLNLANSNPWWTSRVAFPATGPGPISTTLDGSRRDQGDEEDEPKGGGVVVGNRRSRGRPQGSKNKPKSPIIVTRDSPHALRTHVIEIVGGADVADSINQFSNRQQRGVCVLSGRGTVVDVTLRQSAASAAVIQLHGRFEILSLSGSFLPGRAPPGSTGLTVYMAGGQGQVIGGTVVGPLLAAGPIILIAATFANATYERLPLQDDLNYQEKEVSPATTCGGEVEEPPPYPRMATSIYDLVAPNNHQGIDGYAWAHEKPSLV